The Kribbella shirazensis genomic interval TCGGGTACTCCGCCGCGCTCCCGCAGATCGCCGCGCTGGCAGGGTTCCGCTGGTTCCTGACCCAGAAACTCGCCTGGCACCCGACGAACCACTTCCCGCACCACACGTTCTGGTGGGAAGGCATCGACGGCACGCGACTGTTCGCACACCTGCCGCCGGTCGACACCTACCTGTCCGAACTGACGCCGGCCGAGCTCAACCACGCGACCAAGAACTTCCGCGACCATGCCGGCGCGACGACCTCGCTGGTCCCGTTCGGGCACGGCGACGGCGGCGGCGGACCGACCGCGCTGATGATGGAGCGGGCGCGCCGGCAGGCCGATCTCGAAGGCGCGCCGCCGATCGAGCACCTGACGCCGACGGCATTCTTCGAGCGCGCCGAGTCCGAGTACCCGGACGCACCTGTGTGGGTCGGGGAGCTCTACCTGGAGGCCCATCGCGGTACCTACACGTCGCAGGCGGCCATGAAACGCGGCAACCGCCGCAGTGAACACCTGCTGCGCGAGGCGGAGCTGTGGTGTACGACGGCAACACTCCGGACCGGAGTGCCGTACCCGTACGACGCGCTCGACCGGATCTGGAAGACCGTTCTGCTGCATCAGTTCCACGACGTGCTACCTGGCTCCTCGATCGCGTGGGTCCACCGGGAAGCGCGGGCGGCGTACGAGGGGGTACGCGTGGAGCTCGAGGACCTGATCGCCGGCGCGCTCGCGGCGTTGGCCGGTGCGGGCGACACGACGATCCGGTTCAACGCCGTACCGATGGCCGTCGCCGGCGTCCCGGCGCTCGGTGCCACGGATCGGCCCGCGCCCGTCGAGCAGGCGGTGACGGCGCGGTACAACGGCGACCAGTGGCTCGTCGACAACGGCGTACTCCGGCTCACGATTGCCGCGGACGGGACGATCACGTCGCTCGTCGACACCCGCCACGATCGCGAGCTCGTCGCCGACGGCGCCCGGCTGAACGACCTGGTCCTGCATCACGACCTGCCGAACGCGTTCGACGCCTGGGATCTCGACGCGTCGTACCGCGCGACGGCGGCCCCGCTGCGGACGATCGACTCGCTGCGCGTCACCGAGCGCCCCGACGCGGTGGTGGTCGAGGTACGCCGGTCGCACGGTGCGTCGGCGTACGAGCAGACGATCACCGTCCCGGCCGGGGCGGACCGGGTGCAGTTCGCGATCGACGTGGACTGGCACGAGCGCGAGAAGTTGCTGAAGGCGACTTTCGGTCTGGACGTCCGGGCGTCGGAGGCGACCGCCGAGATCCAGTTCGGGCACGTGCGTCGTCCGACGCACGACAACACCACCTGGGACGAGGCCAAGTTCGAGGTCTGCGCGCATCGGTGGGTGCACGTCGGCGAGCCCGGCTTCGGCGTCGCGATCGCCAACGACTCGACGTACGGGCACGACATCCGGCGGCTGCCGGGACAGCCCGGTGACCTGTTGGCCGGTCGCGCCGGCACCGGGATCGGGCTGTCGTTGCTCCGCGCACCGCGCTACCCCGATCCGGAGACCGACCAGGGCCGCCACCACGCGCGCTACACGCTCGTGTCCGGCGCGGGGATCGGGGACGCCGTCGAGTCAGGACTGCGACTCAACCTGCCCGTCAGGGAGGTTCGCGGTACGGCGGTGCCGGCGCCGATCGTCGCGGTCGACGGGGACGGCGTGGTGATCGAGGCGGTGAAGCTCGCCGAGGACCGCTCCGGGGACGTGGTCGTCCGGCTGTACGAGTCGCTCGGCGCCCGCCCCACGGGCCGGCTGCGCTGGAACTTCGTTGCCCACGGCGCCGAGATCGTGGACCTGCTGGAGCGGCCGCTCGAGGGCTGCGACGTCGAGGAGGGCGCGGTCCGGTTCGCGCTGCGCCCGTTCCAGCTCCTGACCGTGCGGATCCGGGTCCAGGAGGTGACCGGCGATGAGGATGACTAAGCGCCGACGGGACACGATCCTGGGGTACTGCTTCATCTCGCCCGCGATCATCGGGCTGCTGCTGTTCGTCGCCTATCCGATGGTGACGTCGCTCTACCACTCGTTCACCGAGTGGAACGGCCTGACGCCGGCGAAATGGGTCGGCCTGGAGAACTACAAGTTCCTGTTCACCAGCGACCCGACGTTCTGGCCGTCGTTGCGGGTGACCGTGCTGTGGGTGGTCATCTCGGTGCCGGCCACGTTGCTCGCCGGGCTGGCGCTCGCGGTCGTGGTGAACCGGTCGATCAGGGGCGTCAAGGTGTTCCGGACGATCTTCTATCTGCCGGTGGTGCTGCCCGCGGTCGCCGTTCTGACGTTGTGGAAGTACATCTACGACCCGACGTACGGCCTGGCCAACCAGATCCTGGGGTTCCTGCACCTGCCGACCAGTCTGTGGCTGGGCGACGCGCACGTG includes:
- a CDS encoding alpha-mannosidase, whose protein sequence is MHQHPQRTVDRARRMLDERVRPAVEHRSAPLRIGVWRLAGEPEPFEQATAGAFEPFTAGSAWGPAWTTAWFRLQGEVPAGWDAAVVVDLGFDGGPGFQCEGLVYRADGSIVKGVHPRSQYVRLDPGTATIDLYVEAAANPDIAARAFRPTALGDGLDGGGEPQYRFRRAAVVSIDRGAEELAVDLDVVIGWAVELAADDPRRSKILRALDRACDVIDPDRIHECVESARAELAPVLAVPSAASTHRVAAVGHAHIDSAWLWPMRETVRKCTRTFANVLALMDDYPELRFACSQAQQYAWIEEHQPKLFARITEAVATGRFVPAGGMWVESDTNMPGGEALVRQFVHGKRYFAERFGVEPREVWLPDSFGYSAALPQIAALAGFRWFLTQKLAWHPTNHFPHHTFWWEGIDGTRLFAHLPPVDTYLSELTPAELNHATKNFRDHAGATTSLVPFGHGDGGGGPTALMMERARRQADLEGAPPIEHLTPTAFFERAESEYPDAPVWVGELYLEAHRGTYTSQAAMKRGNRRSEHLLREAELWCTTATLRTGVPYPYDALDRIWKTVLLHQFHDVLPGSSIAWVHREARAAYEGVRVELEDLIAGALAALAGAGDTTIRFNAVPMAVAGVPALGATDRPAPVEQAVTARYNGDQWLVDNGVLRLTIAADGTITSLVDTRHDRELVADGARLNDLVLHHDLPNAFDAWDLDASYRATAAPLRTIDSLRVTERPDAVVVEVRRSHGASAYEQTITVPAGADRVQFAIDVDWHEREKLLKATFGLDVRASEATAEIQFGHVRRPTHDNTTWDEAKFEVCAHRWVHVGEPGFGVAIANDSTYGHDIRRLPGQPGDLLAGRAGTGIGLSLLRAPRYPDPETDQGRHHARYTLVSGAGIGDAVESGLRLNLPVREVRGTAVPAPIVAVDGDGVVIEAVKLAEDRSGDVVVRLYESLGARPTGRLRWNFVAHGAEIVDLLERPLEGCDVEEGAVRFALRPFQLLTVRIRVQEVTGDEDD
- a CDS encoding carbohydrate ABC transporter permease; the encoded protein is MRMTKRRRDTILGYCFISPAIIGLLLFVAYPMVTSLYHSFTEWNGLTPAKWVGLENYKFLFTSDPTFWPSLRVTVLWVVISVPATLLAGLALAVVVNRSIRGVKVFRTIFYLPVVLPAVAVLTLWKYIYDPTYGLANQILGFLHLPTSLWLGDAHVALPAILIVGVWSVGGTMMIFLAGLQAVPDEIQEAAKVDGANAFRRFTRITLPMIGPIMMLQLMLAMNAAFQTFNQVAILTKGGPGHSTNLLMYKIYNDGFADFITSPQLGYATAEVWVLFVIVMLVTVVMLRLTRNRVYQGEGS